The following proteins are co-located in the Paenibacillus sp. FSL H8-0079 genome:
- a CDS encoding ABC transporter ATP-binding protein, which translates to MQQEPVVRIQGVSKIISSRSLVSDLTLDISPGQVFGFLGPNGAGKTTTIRMMVGLMSISKGDIFISGHSVKNEFEQAVAQVGAIVENPEMYKFLTGYQNLVHFARMSPGVTKERIAETIERVGLTARIHDKVKTYSLGMRQRLGVAQAILHKPKLLVLDEPTNGLDPQGIRELRDYLRQLTQEEGITVFVSSHLLSEMELMCDTVAIIQNGKLIDVRNLRAEAGSDALIEVAFELNDADRAVDLIQDATVQGNVLVARVSREQIPDINAKLVSEGFQVYGIRNVTHTLEEQFLQVTGGGGIG; encoded by the coding sequence ATGCAGCAGGAGCCGGTCGTCCGGATTCAGGGCGTCAGCAAGATCATATCCTCCCGATCATTGGTCAGCGACCTGACTCTGGATATTTCTCCGGGGCAGGTTTTTGGTTTTTTAGGACCTAATGGCGCGGGAAAAACAACGACGATTCGAATGATGGTTGGACTGATGTCCATCAGTAAAGGTGATATTTTCATCTCGGGACACAGTGTGAAGAATGAGTTTGAGCAGGCGGTAGCGCAGGTCGGAGCCATTGTGGAAAATCCGGAGATGTACAAGTTTCTGACTGGATACCAGAATCTCGTTCACTTTGCCCGCATGTCGCCGGGAGTGACGAAAGAACGTATTGCGGAAACAATTGAGCGTGTGGGGCTTACGGCCCGTATTCACGATAAGGTTAAAACCTACTCACTGGGCATGCGCCAGCGTCTGGGTGTCGCGCAAGCGATATTACATAAACCGAAGCTGCTTGTACTGGATGAGCCGACCAATGGTCTGGACCCACAGGGTATACGGGAACTGAGAGATTATTTGCGTCAGCTCACCCAAGAGGAAGGCATTACGGTCTTCGTATCCAGTCATCTGCTGTCGGAGATGGAACTGATGTGTGATACCGTAGCCATCATCCAGAACGGCAAGTTGATTGATGTAAGAAACCTTCGGGCTGAAGCTGGTTCGGATGCATTAATCGAAGTTGCCTTTGAGCTGAATGATGCAGACCGCGCTGTCGATCTGATTCAGGATGCTACAGTACAGGGCAATGTCCTGGTAGCACGGGTGTCTCGTGAGCAGATTCCGGATATCAATGCCAAGCTGGTTAGCGAAGGGTTTCAGGTATACGGTATTCGTAACGTGACTCACACCCTGGAAGAACAATTCTTGCAAGTCACTGGGGGTGGAGGCATTGGGTAG
- a CDS encoding AI-2E family transporter — MINNKFYRICTAIILLLLIVYLGDKVNFIFSPLTSLIHIIIIPLLIAGFFYYLLRPLVDYMERHKIKRALSVLIIYVVTALILAGFSVLVWPSLREQLMNFVENAPALVTSLSDQLNALEKSNFVSRYLPDDSNLFSRLSDILSQGITQVTDYVSGLFSVVSNLVIILATFPIMLYYMLKEGSKFGTNLTLLLPRHYRKDGEETVHEIDEALSNYIVGRVIVNVALGILMYIGFLILGLPYALLLTVVSIILNFIPYVGALLAAIPVVIVAFIESPSMAIWSLVIIVIAQQIQDNLISPYVYGKQLDIHPLTTVILLLVGADLGNILGMIIVIPLYMILKIIVRRIHYRIVEDKTET; from the coding sequence TTGATAAACAACAAGTTCTACCGCATCTGCACAGCGATTATTCTGCTGCTGCTCATCGTGTATCTGGGGGATAAAGTGAACTTTATTTTCAGCCCCCTGACCTCACTGATTCACATCATCATCATTCCGCTGCTGATTGCTGGTTTCTTCTATTATCTGCTGCGCCCGCTCGTCGATTACATGGAAAGGCATAAGATCAAGCGTGCATTGTCAGTTCTGATTATTTATGTCGTGACTGCATTAATACTTGCTGGTTTCAGTGTGTTGGTATGGCCTTCATTGAGAGAACAACTGATGAATTTTGTGGAGAATGCTCCAGCGTTGGTTACTTCGCTCAGCGACCAGTTGAATGCACTTGAAAAGAGTAATTTCGTTTCCAGATATCTGCCTGACGATTCCAATCTATTCTCACGACTTTCTGATATTCTAAGCCAAGGGATCACTCAGGTAACCGATTATGTCTCCGGGTTATTCTCCGTGGTATCCAATCTGGTTATTATTCTGGCTACGTTCCCGATCATGTTGTATTACATGCTTAAGGAAGGCAGCAAGTTTGGAACGAATCTGACCTTATTGTTGCCAAGACATTATCGGAAGGATGGGGAAGAAACCGTCCATGAGATCGATGAGGCACTAAGCAACTATATCGTCGGCCGGGTTATCGTTAATGTAGCCCTGGGGATTCTGATGTACATCGGTTTTCTCATCTTAGGTTTGCCGTATGCGTTGCTGCTGACCGTTGTATCGATTATTCTGAACTTTATTCCTTATGTGGGAGCTTTGCTGGCAGCTATCCCGGTTGTCATTGTCGCGTTTATCGAATCACCTTCGATGGCGATCTGGTCCCTGGTCATTATTGTAATCGCACAGCAAATTCAGGATAACCTGATCTCACCTTACGTCTACGGCAAGCAGCTTGATATTCATCCACTGACTACCGTTATTCTTTTGCTTGTAGGTGCCGATCTGGGAAATATCTTGGGTATGATTATCGTGATTCCGCTATATATGATTCTGAAAATTATAGTTCGCAGAATCCATTATCGGATTGTCGAAGATAAGACTGAAACTTAA
- a CDS encoding GntR family transcriptional regulator has protein sequence MIIQLDMQSELPIYSQLVYQIIEGIASGELQLGEALPSVRNLAADIGVNLHTVNKAYTLLKQDGYILVHRQKGVVVNPDGMPDLTDDFLKKQQSELRPIIAEAICRGMTKEELTAVLDQMYDDVKMGHNRE, from the coding sequence TTGATTATTCAACTGGATATGCAATCCGAACTTCCCATCTATTCGCAACTTGTTTATCAAATTATTGAAGGCATTGCTAGTGGTGAGTTACAGCTAGGTGAGGCGCTACCCTCGGTTCGGAATTTGGCAGCAGATATTGGTGTTAACCTTCACACGGTCAACAAGGCTTATACACTACTCAAGCAAGATGGATACATTCTTGTTCATAGACAAAAGGGAGTCGTGGTAAACCCTGATGGAATGCCTGATTTAACGGATGATTTTTTGAAAAAGCAGCAAAGCGAATTAAGACCGATTATTGCCGAAGCGATATGTCGTGGAATGACCAAAGAAGAGCTAACTGCGGTATTAGACCAAATGTATGATGATGTAAAGATGGGTCACAACAGAGAATAA
- a CDS encoding YCF48-related protein, translated as MRMFRLPKLVLIVILMYTLMIPTNQNVVQSAESYQWDQIPIGGGGYVTAVVVHPTEPNLVYARTDIGGVYRLDPVYNRWIPLLDHIEPDESNLYGIDGIALDHQNPDIVYVAAGKYANGSPSDILKSTDRGETWTRTGLNLRNVSNGNIHRAMGESIAVNPSNSNYLHVGTRYDGLYTSSNGGDTWSHVREVPYGLSGQGIRSVAYGVNPAAKHEQVVYAGVRGIGIFSKMKRSNGQMTWELIRNSPESTARMTVSKSGILYVTTDNRGVLKYNGKQWTNITPSSQYSSYYGISIDSSNDNHILVAVRTGGSNLPLYRSTNSGQTWTNVNKTLNDRPPWWTSNMFFSATSSVVFDPHHPGRVYASDWSGVFKTDNITQAMTQWDAITDGHEEVVALSATTPPQGASFFSGVADQIGFRHSDVFNTPIRKLPLSGMQEVVSIDYHEADPNQIIYLGSNDWYGTITRLFLSSDNGLTTTSVNVPPGSQLGRVAYSAANPNLIIYLPQTGNAVRSTNKGVTWQSMNGLPPNNTGGDSIFTYNQTLAADRTNGNKFYVYSAGHLYRTTTGGANWIKANTAALPQSEKIKVEAAPGMENVVWVSLGGAGLYASNTSGATFTKIQNVQSSELFAFGKGKSGAANPAVFIYGTVNQVKGFFRSDNMGLTWNNITPATGIGLGNEPQVMEADRQTYGKVYVGTNGRGLFTGSFVQ; from the coding sequence ATGCGTATGTTCAGGCTGCCTAAATTGGTATTGATCGTCATTTTAATGTATACACTTATGATTCCGACAAACCAAAATGTTGTTCAGTCTGCTGAAAGTTATCAATGGGATCAAATACCCATTGGCGGTGGAGGTTACGTTACAGCGGTTGTTGTTCACCCAACAGAGCCTAACTTAGTCTATGCTCGTACGGATATTGGCGGTGTCTATCGGCTCGACCCCGTATATAACAGGTGGATTCCTTTGTTGGATCATATTGAACCTGACGAAAGTAATCTATATGGCATTGATGGCATCGCACTGGATCATCAGAATCCGGATATCGTCTATGTTGCTGCCGGAAAGTATGCGAATGGAAGTCCCAGTGACATCCTAAAGTCGACAGATCGAGGCGAGACATGGACACGAACGGGATTGAATCTTCGTAATGTTTCGAATGGCAATATTCATAGGGCAATGGGGGAGAGTATTGCTGTCAACCCATCAAACTCGAACTATCTGCATGTGGGCACAAGATATGATGGATTATATACATCCAGTAATGGTGGAGATACATGGAGCCATGTGCGTGAGGTCCCCTATGGACTCTCAGGGCAGGGGATTCGGAGCGTTGCATATGGAGTTAACCCTGCAGCCAAGCATGAGCAAGTTGTGTATGCGGGGGTAAGAGGTATAGGAATCTTTTCCAAAATGAAACGAAGCAATGGTCAGATGACCTGGGAATTGATCAGGAATAGCCCAGAGAGTACAGCACGGATGACGGTATCCAAAAGTGGGATTTTGTATGTGACTACGGATAACCGTGGAGTTCTGAAATACAATGGAAAGCAATGGACCAATATTACCCCGAGTTCTCAATATTCATCCTACTATGGTATAAGTATTGATTCCTCCAATGATAATCACATTTTGGTTGCTGTTCGTACGGGCGGCAGTAACTTACCCTTATATCGCTCCACCAATAGTGGTCAAACCTGGACCAACGTGAACAAAACGTTAAACGACAGACCCCCATGGTGGACATCCAACATGTTCTTTTCGGCGACATCAAGTGTTGTGTTTGATCCCCATCATCCCGGAAGAGTATATGCTTCCGATTGGTCAGGGGTATTTAAGACAGATAACATTACACAGGCGATGACGCAATGGGATGCGATTACAGATGGACATGAGGAAGTCGTTGCCCTATCAGCTACGACACCACCTCAAGGGGCTTCTTTCTTTAGTGGTGTGGCTGATCAGATTGGGTTCAGGCATTCGGATGTGTTCAATACACCGATTAGAAAGCTTCCGCTTTCAGGCATGCAGGAAGTCGTGAGCATCGATTATCACGAGGCAGACCCCAATCAGATTATTTATTTGGGAAGTAATGATTGGTATGGAACCATTACAAGGCTATTTTTGTCATCCGATAACGGGCTGACGACTACCTCTGTGAATGTGCCGCCTGGCTCCCAATTGGGACGTGTAGCATATTCGGCTGCGAATCCAAATTTGATTATTTATTTACCACAAACCGGTAACGCAGTGAGAAGCACGAATAAGGGCGTAACCTGGCAAAGTATGAATGGACTTCCACCCAATAATACTGGAGGAGATTCCATATTCACGTATAACCAGACGTTAGCCGCTGATCGAACAAATGGAAATAAGTTTTATGTGTATTCCGCTGGACATTTATATCGAACAACTACCGGCGGGGCTAACTGGATCAAGGCGAATACAGCTGCATTGCCGCAGAGTGAGAAAATCAAGGTGGAGGCTGCACCAGGCATGGAAAATGTAGTCTGGGTGAGTCTGGGGGGAGCAGGCTTATATGCTTCCAATACTTCCGGGGCTACGTTCACCAAAATACAAAATGTACAATCGTCTGAGCTATTTGCTTTTGGAAAAGGGAAATCAGGAGCGGCTAATCCTGCTGTCTTTATCTATGGCACGGTCAATCAGGTCAAAGGATTCTTCCGTTCCGATAATATGGGACTCACCTGGAATAACATCACACCTGCGACCGGCATCGGTCTCGGTAATGAGCCCCAAGTGATGGAGGCTGATCGTCAGACATATGGGAAGGTCTATGTAGGTACGAATGGCCGTGGATTATTTACAGGCTCTTTTGTTCAATAA
- a CDS encoding DUF5808 domain-containing protein codes for MIFIVYWSALHILFHFKMKKIKGTLTTVETPQRVKIDTTFRQNKLTYSNYWFLIHIAIIVAIAIISILNYKALPNIIPMKYDFQGNVTSSVPKTYLSVLAINLVQLGIIGLMMLVNWSIKTSKQQLTTSNPAKFAAENIQFRRKWSLFTIITGFLLTILFAFIQINMFVPNLVLLTAISFITPVAIVLGAILLSLTGRQGGGKIRNHQEDRERSKEQPVNDDEYWKLGFIYFNANDPSFTVEKRYGIGWTINFARPLSWVLLLFIIAIVVISIVLSQ; via the coding sequence ATGATATTCATTGTGTACTGGTCAGCACTGCACATCTTATTTCATTTCAAGATGAAAAAGATAAAGGGAACACTTACAACTGTAGAAACACCTCAAAGGGTTAAAATCGATACTACCTTCCGCCAAAATAAGCTCACCTATTCCAACTATTGGTTTCTCATTCATATTGCTATTATTGTAGCCATTGCGATCATTTCGATCCTGAATTATAAGGCACTCCCTAACATCATTCCAATGAAATATGATTTTCAGGGCAATGTCACTTCCAGTGTGCCTAAAACCTACCTTTCGGTACTGGCTATTAATCTTGTACAGCTAGGAATTATTGGACTTATGATGTTGGTGAACTGGAGTATTAAAACAAGCAAACAACAGCTTACTACGTCTAATCCTGCCAAATTTGCTGCTGAAAATATTCAATTCCGCCGTAAATGGTCCCTATTTACGATCATAACAGGGTTCCTTCTTACCATTTTATTTGCCTTCATTCAGATCAATATGTTCGTCCCTAATCTGGTCTTGTTAACAGCGATTAGCTTTATCACCCCCGTGGCGATCGTATTAGGCGCTATATTGCTGTCTCTCACAGGCAGACAAGGCGGTGGGAAAATTCGTAATCATCAAGAGGATCGCGAACGATCCAAGGAGCAGCCTGTGAATGACGATGAATATTGGAAGCTTGGTTTTATTTACTTCAATGCCAATGATCCTTCTTTTACCGTAGAAAAACGTTATGGAATAGGCTGGACGATTAACTTCGCTCGTCCGCTATCTTGGGTCCTGTTGTTATTCATCATTGCTATTGTTGTTATAAGTATAGTCCTGAGCCAATAA
- a CDS encoding VanZ family protein, giving the protein MISVLLIMSWILFIWSMSAQSYQQQTIQPWLHQWSEKIQWVLLLPDIQFTYGEHHYSLNQRPYDFAEFVFRKSAHVFVYAVLAVLVYCGMRYQRSGMNTSIGVALATVIVIASIDEYIQRFSPNRTASIRDVGVDLVGGFCGVMLWIAGVAIYQKLRSFRRSHR; this is encoded by the coding sequence GTGATCTCCGTGCTTCTGATTATGTCGTGGATTTTGTTCATCTGGTCCATGTCCGCACAATCCTATCAGCAACAGACCATTCAGCCTTGGCTCCATCAATGGTCTGAGAAAATACAGTGGGTGTTATTGCTGCCTGATATCCAGTTCACTTATGGTGAGCATCATTATTCATTAAACCAACGACCCTATGACTTTGCCGAGTTCGTATTTCGTAAAAGTGCGCATGTATTTGTCTATGCTGTCTTGGCTGTACTCGTCTATTGTGGGATGCGATATCAGAGAAGCGGCATGAATACATCTATAGGAGTTGCATTGGCTACTGTTATCGTGATCGCATCCATCGATGAATATATCCAACGTTTCAGTCCCAATCGGACGGCTTCCATTCGAGATGTGGGAGTTGATCTGGTCGGTGGTTTCTGTGGTGTGATGTTATGGATAGCGGGCGTAGCGATCTATCAGAAATTAAGATCATTTAGACGCTCTCATCGCTAA
- a CDS encoding UDP-glucose/GDP-mannose dehydrogenase family protein has translation MNITVIGTGYVGLVSGVCFSELGNNVICVDNNVEKVTMLTDGHVPIYEPGLKEVMTSNMEAGRLTFTTNIQDAIHRSDIIIIAVGTPSLPNGEANLSYIELVAREIGSFMDNYKIIMTKSTVPVGTNDRIQEWISSLTSHPFDMASVPEFLREGTAVKDTLYPDRIVIGTNSERAVTTLKELHQPLTDQIIVTDIRSAEMIKYASNAFLATKISFINEISNICEKVGADVSRVAEGMGYDRRIGASFLKAGIGYGGSCFPKDTQALIQIAGNVDYDFKLLKSVVEVNKDQRFNVIRKLEEALDELDGKQIAVWGLAFKPDTDDVRDAPAVEIIQRLLDQGATVKAYDPIATENFRKEVDSPAITWTSSAMEAAEGADALCVLTEWKEFMEVDLTELAAHMKQPILIDGRNIYEEDQIKDTAFQYYSVGRPGLTNIDGRKTAVL, from the coding sequence ATGAATATTACGGTGATTGGAACAGGTTATGTAGGTTTGGTATCGGGCGTATGTTTTTCGGAACTGGGAAATAACGTGATATGCGTCGACAATAATGTAGAAAAAGTGACTATGCTGACGGATGGTCATGTTCCAATCTATGAACCGGGACTCAAGGAAGTCATGACTTCCAATATGGAAGCGGGCAGGCTGACATTTACCACCAACATTCAGGATGCCATCCATCGTTCAGATATCATTATCATCGCGGTAGGAACACCATCACTGCCGAATGGCGAAGCGAATCTGAGTTATATTGAGCTTGTTGCGCGAGAAATTGGTTCTTTTATGGATAATTATAAAATAATAATGACTAAAAGCACTGTTCCTGTCGGAACCAATGATCGCATTCAGGAATGGATCAGCAGTTTGACGAGTCATCCGTTCGATATGGCATCGGTACCTGAGTTCCTTCGGGAAGGCACGGCTGTGAAGGATACATTGTATCCTGACCGAATTGTAATTGGAACAAACAGCGAGAGAGCGGTCACCACGTTGAAGGAGCTGCATCAGCCACTAACCGATCAGATTATTGTAACGGATATTCGTTCGGCTGAGATGATTAAGTATGCATCTAACGCTTTCCTGGCAACCAAGATTTCCTTTATCAACGAGATTTCTAATATCTGTGAAAAGGTAGGAGCGGATGTTAGTCGCGTTGCTGAAGGCATGGGGTATGACAGACGAATCGGTGCATCGTTTCTCAAGGCAGGCATTGGTTATGGAGGTTCCTGTTTCCCAAAGGATACACAAGCTCTGATTCAAATTGCAGGTAATGTAGATTATGACTTCAAACTGCTGAAATCGGTGGTGGAAGTGAACAAGGATCAACGTTTTAATGTGATTCGTAAACTGGAAGAGGCATTAGACGAACTGGATGGCAAACAAATTGCAGTCTGGGGTCTTGCTTTCAAACCGGACACGGATGATGTACGTGATGCACCAGCGGTTGAAATCATTCAGCGTCTGCTTGATCAGGGAGCAACGGTTAAAGCTTACGACCCCATTGCTACGGAAAATTTCCGAAAGGAGGTTGATTCACCGGCAATTACATGGACCTCTAGTGCAATGGAAGCCGCCGAGGGTGCTGATGCACTCTGTGTCCTCACTGAATGGAAGGAGTTTATGGAGGTAGATCTGACCGAACTGGCAGCCCATATGAAGCAACCGATTTTAATCGATGGAAGAAATATTTATGAAGAAGACCAGATCAAGGATACCGCTTTTCAATATTACTCTGTAGGTCGTCCAGGGTTAACGAATATCGATGGAAGAAAAACCGCAGTTCTGTAA
- a CDS encoding sugar phosphate nucleotidyltransferase: protein MRSILLSGGSGKRLWPLSNDSRSKQFLKVLHGPEGNPESMVQRVWRQLNSAGLASQALIATSLPQVEILTSQLGDDVKLVVEPERRDTFPAIALAASYLYSVESVSLSETVAVLPVDPFVEKEFFEVLTTLPEMLDKSGADLALMGVVPTYPSEKYGYIIPQSSSSSGSGNEYVHVAKFQEKPCESDATLMIEQAALWNCGVFAFKLEYLINLLIEMELPIQYDEMLKQYGRLQKISFDYQVVEKANQVIAIPYNGFWKDLGTWNTLTEEMGTPVVGKGWITDDSHDTHLINELNIPVAVLGLSGVVVAVSPDGILVSDKEASPRIKEIVKNEDQRPMYEERRWGCYRVLDYTRNEAGGEVLTKRICISAGKNLSYQYHLLRNEVWTVVSGSGELILDGKRRTISQGDTVIIDKSMLHSVRAVTELEIIEVQIGSQLIEEDIVRVSTEWQDIVQTYMKHV, encoded by the coding sequence ATGAGAAGTATTTTGTTATCCGGTGGTTCGGGCAAGCGTCTCTGGCCTTTATCCAACGATTCAAGATCCAAGCAATTCCTTAAAGTGCTCCATGGACCCGAGGGCAACCCGGAATCGATGGTGCAACGGGTATGGCGGCAACTGAATTCTGCCGGACTTGCATCACAGGCGTTGATTGCAACCAGTCTGCCACAGGTCGAGATTCTGACTTCACAGCTTGGAGACGATGTGAAACTGGTAGTGGAGCCTGAGCGCAGAGATACGTTCCCTGCTATTGCACTCGCAGCTTCCTATCTGTATTCGGTGGAGAGTGTGAGTCTGAGTGAAACGGTTGCTGTACTGCCTGTAGATCCTTTTGTCGAAAAGGAGTTCTTCGAGGTTCTGACCACCTTGCCTGAGATGCTCGATAAGTCAGGTGCGGATCTGGCTTTAATGGGAGTGGTGCCGACCTACCCGTCAGAGAAGTACGGATATATCATTCCGCAATCCTCATCTTCCAGTGGAAGTGGCAACGAATACGTTCATGTAGCGAAGTTCCAGGAGAAACCCTGCGAATCCGATGCAACCCTCATGATTGAGCAGGCTGCATTATGGAATTGCGGGGTTTTTGCTTTTAAGCTGGAGTATTTGATCAATTTGCTCATTGAGATGGAGCTACCCATACAGTACGACGAGATGCTGAAACAATATGGACGATTGCAAAAAATCAGTTTTGATTACCAGGTTGTCGAGAAGGCAAATCAGGTTATTGCCATTCCTTACAATGGATTCTGGAAAGATCTTGGAACCTGGAACACCCTTACCGAAGAGATGGGAACTCCTGTTGTAGGTAAAGGCTGGATTACGGATGATTCTCACGATACTCACCTGATCAATGAATTGAATATTCCGGTTGCCGTCTTGGGGCTGTCAGGTGTGGTGGTTGCTGTAAGTCCGGATGGCATTCTGGTCAGTGACAAAGAAGCGAGTCCGCGGATTAAAGAGATCGTGAAAAACGAGGATCAACGTCCTATGTATGAGGAGCGCCGATGGGGGTGCTACCGGGTGCTGGATTATACGAGAAATGAAGCCGGCGGTGAGGTGCTTACCAAACGAATCTGCATCAGTGCTGGGAAGAACCTGAGCTATCAATATCATCTGCTTCGCAATGAGGTATGGACGGTTGTATCGGGTTCAGGGGAATTGATTCTGGATGGCAAGCGGCGAACGATAAGCCAGGGAGATACAGTAATTATCGATAAAAGCATGCTTCATTCGGTCAGAGCGGTTACTGAACTGGAGATCATCGAAGTGCAGATCGGAAGTCAGCTGATTGAAGAAGATATCGTTAGAGTATCCACCGAATGGCAGGACATTGTTCAGACTTATATGAAGCACGTTTAA
- a CDS encoding LCP family protein, whose protein sequence is MKLKLGIKISLAVLILMIAIVLGYAIYLYLHVKSAAENIYEPRDPIKQVSIVDNRGGRFPIDMENQEPFNALILGVDERANDRGRSDTMIVLSVNPAQKSVLMFNIPRDTHTSIVGHGTEDKINHAYAFGGVNMSVQTVEQFLGVPIDYYLKVDMEGFAKVIDLVGGVDVHNPFAFEYEGHRFEKGTVHLDGATALGFSRMRYDDPKGDLGRNDRQREIIKQVLKNTVQISTVFQLESLLGEVSEHVKTDVSFDEMKQMISNYRNVLEHVESVEIKGTGKKIDGVYYYMVEQSEKNRIHQLIKEHSG, encoded by the coding sequence ATGAAACTCAAACTGGGGATCAAAATTTCGTTGGCAGTTCTCATCCTTATGATAGCCATTGTACTTGGTTACGCAATCTATCTGTACCTTCATGTGAAATCAGCTGCAGAGAACATCTATGAGCCCCGGGACCCTATCAAACAGGTATCTATTGTGGATAACAGAGGAGGAAGGTTCCCGATTGACATGGAGAATCAGGAACCTTTCAACGCCTTGATTCTGGGTGTTGATGAGCGAGCTAATGATCGTGGACGCTCGGACACCATGATCGTGCTCAGTGTGAATCCAGCTCAAAAATCGGTACTCATGTTCAATATCCCTCGCGATACGCACACGAGCATCGTGGGGCATGGAACAGAGGATAAAATCAACCATGCCTATGCTTTTGGCGGTGTGAACATGTCTGTGCAAACGGTTGAACAATTCCTCGGAGTACCCATAGACTATTATTTGAAGGTGGATATGGAAGGATTCGCTAAGGTCATCGATTTGGTTGGTGGGGTAGATGTCCACAATCCTTTTGCCTTTGAATATGAAGGTCATCGATTTGAGAAGGGCACCGTCCACTTGGATGGTGCGACTGCACTGGGATTTTCACGCATGCGTTATGATGATCCCAAGGGTGATCTTGGACGAAATGACCGGCAGCGTGAAATTATCAAACAGGTATTGAAAAACACTGTTCAGATATCTACTGTATTTCAGTTGGAGTCATTACTTGGAGAAGTGAGCGAACATGTCAAAACAGACGTTTCCTTTGATGAGATGAAGCAAATGATCAGTAATTATCGCAACGTGCTGGAACATGTAGAATCGGTTGAGATTAAAGGTACAGGTAAGAAAATCGACGGAGTATACTACTATATGGTGGAACAGTCTGAGAAGAATCGGATACATCAGTTGATCAAAGAACACTCCGGTTAA
- a CDS encoding DUF2705 family protein: MGSFGNLILNENMKIFRRPRTWIMLSILALISLLMPVLLREGMGSNEVLYWEAAVTTIQITFFLNTIFCVVIAAESVAGEFTWGTIKLLLIRPWSRSKVLASKYLTVIGFSIVSTLLVIAMAMLTSYILFSHDAPGGSNSPATNALTLWGYLYVDLFITLAIAFMVSSVFRSGALAIGLSLFIMFSQSIFSLIFNPDRYEWAKYVLFNNMDLSKYMTSGAEFTLMGGPSAGMTLGFSIAVLAVYYVIFMVISWVVFSKRDVAG, encoded by the coding sequence TTGGGTAGTTTCGGTAATCTGATATTGAATGAAAACATGAAAATTTTCCGTCGTCCTCGTACCTGGATCATGTTATCGATTCTGGCACTGATCTCGCTGTTAATGCCAGTGTTACTGCGAGAAGGCATGGGGTCCAATGAAGTCTTGTACTGGGAAGCGGCTGTGACGACCATCCAGATCACGTTTTTCCTGAACACGATCTTCTGTGTTGTGATTGCAGCGGAATCGGTCGCAGGCGAATTCACCTGGGGAACCATTAAGCTATTGCTGATCCGTCCATGGTCACGAAGCAAAGTTCTCGCTTCCAAATACCTGACCGTCATTGGCTTCAGTATTGTCAGTACATTGCTGGTCATCGCGATGGCCATGCTAACGTCCTATATTCTTTTCTCGCATGATGCTCCGGGAGGAAGCAATAGTCCGGCTACGAATGCTCTGACGCTATGGGGATATCTGTACGTCGATCTGTTCATTACGCTTGCGATTGCCTTCATGGTGTCCTCCGTCTTTCGTTCAGGCGCACTTGCGATTGGATTATCCCTGTTCATTATGTTCTCACAAAGTATATTCTCACTCATATTCAATCCGGACCGTTATGAGTGGGCCAAGTATGTTTTATTCAACAACATGGATCTTAGCAAATACATGACTTCCGGAGCGGAATTTACGCTCATGGGTGGTCCGAGTGCAGGAATGACACTTGGTTTCTCCATTGCAGTCCTGGCAGTGTATTATGTTATTTTCATGGTGATTTCCTGGGTTGTATTCAGCAAAAGAGATGTGGCAGGCTAA